The genomic interval TTTtggatttttatatttctttcagaaaccacacacacacacgtgaataTGCTTGTAATGAGGAATGCTGGAATAAAGTTTTCCTAAAGGAACTCTGAGTTTGTTCAGtgatctaacagtcacttcagtggtgGACTGTAAGTCATCTAAACCCAAGAACATGGGAGAAGCTGTTGTCAGCCATCTCCATTTTTTCACCTGTTCTACAGACCACCTTTAAATTCCTTTCGTTTCTGCTCTAAGATAGCTTCTTCTTTGCTCACTGATGTTATTTAGTTTTACTACTTTggtgtgaaactgaaaaatgacTTGTGATTGTTTGGTTTCCTGTTTCAACAATAGGTTGCTTTGTaacaccagaaagaaaaaagctaaaGATGTGAAACAGCTGCCTACATCAGTCAATGAAGTGTGCAGTCACACTGGTTTATAATGGAAGAGAGAACTGAGTTAAACTAATTATAACCATATAACCGgttatgtctgtttgtttccacCAGAATCAGGAGTCATCTACCCAGTGACGTCCAGCTGCTGCTTTACTGGCCAATAACTAGTCACCACAtcctgtttatttgttatttatttcataatttcaCAGCTACATtatacatttctacatttttttatattagagTTTAGTTACagattttctctgctcttaacttataacagtatttacagtcttcttcttcttctgacttCACTTTGTGGTGTTTCTACAGATTCTCATTCTGTTctagtttgttttaatgtaatgttataaTTTCACATTACCTTTGCTTTAAGTAAATTTCCCCACATGTCACAGTTTACATACATTTCTATGAAACTCTTCACAAACTCTGAGTTCACTGACTCATCTAACGATGAAGAGCAATGACAGGAATCaaccagcaggaggcagagcaTCAGTAGACTTAACAAAACTGTTTAGTTCTGGATTTTAAATAGTCTGTCAATATTAAACACACCATCTCCACCACTAAACCCAAACACCTGGAAATTATAAATTAATGCAAGTGGATGTTAACACTGTTGAGTTTACGTAGTTTGAGTTTTTTCCCTGAAACAACTCAGGTTTGTCTGCAAAGTTTAGTTTGAAGTGTAAAACGTTTTTTTTATCCATGaaaaactgggaaaaaaaactgtataaataaaatcacagcagCATGATCTTGTTACAGTGACCCCCCTTTTCCCACCGGTTGCAATGTTCATTACGTGCACTTAATAAGTTACAATTACTAAGTAATTAATATGTTGTAATTTGACTTTAAGTTTACTTTTACCACCTGGATACAATCTGTGGTGTTAGGAcaaaggagacaggagagagaagaagaagaaaacattattaattataataatattaaaaattattttctatattgttttatagaaaataaaacaatgaggAACCAGTGAGGTTCATCTGTGCAGCAGCAAACAACATGTTACAGTTTTAGTGGCATTTGTCTTTATCTTATACTCAGACCTCCGTGCTTTTAATACTGTAGGCAACAACAACACTTCCTGTCCACAGAACTGAGCCACAAATCAACAAACATCGACATAAATTCACATAAAGAATCCCGACGTCCCAACTCAGTGTCTACACATCTGAGTAATATACACTGTGTAACATCTTCCAGTTCGTCTCCATCACAAACTCATTGCTCAGAATAGTTGCAGGGCCTTGACGATAATCGGACATAAATCAGGAATTGGACTGAATACATTCTAATTTGTTTAATATTAGTAATTTGaggaaaatgtgctgtttttcttcttcatggACACAAACCTGAGAAGTGAGTCATCTTCTAGAGAGACTTTTTACTTCTGTGGTTTTATATATCCAGGTATCTAATAAACCAGTACACATCCTAAAAGAGGTCTCTTAAACATATCAGACCAACTGGGCTGTGAAGCAGCTTGCTGAACGATGAGAAACGGGAAGCTGCAGATATTTGAgtaatctggaagttgagtcatggaaactggacttcctccttgttaggttgaaacgtaTCACCGTAACATTATCCACTTAAGATGCAGCACAGTCGAGGTCACTTTCCTATTCTCATGGCAATGGTGCCATTTGTATCCATTCTAattccaccatttcatgtcattaactttgtgtcttctctctcttttagttgtgtttcctcctctctgtctccctctctctgtacttttctgcaggtatcctcggcctggagctgtacatcaccagaatccagttcatctgcccaatgttcttgctgcttgttgttgtctttattgcctgctgttcttttctctcttctctttccactcaccccaaccggtcgaggcagatggcctccTACTGTAAGCCTggtcctgctggaggtttcttctcaGATTTCTGACAGATCAACAACTTCTGCTTCAGATTTACTTTGAACAGTCTTTTTGAAAAGTCACACTTCAGCTGATGTACAAATGAATTGAACAAAAACTGGCAGCTACATGTAAATGCTGTCTTCATAATCACAAATGTGATATAATATTTGATCATAAagaataattcacacaggaagAACTGAGTGTGGGATGAAATCTGAATGTCTCACTGTAATTTCTTGTTTACACACTTTTAAAGATTCTGACTCCTACAGGAAGCAGCTGGTTAAATAAAAGTCAGACAACAGTCTGATAGTGTTCCACGATTTCCATATTTTAGtccatatttaaaatgaatcctCAGGTTTACTCTGGTGGTGTCTTTTCAGATCTGTCTCCTATCCTACAGTGATTTGGTTTCACTACTTTGAAGCTCTGCTTTCTgccctcctcctttctttcctgtCACAGCGAACACACCTTGCATGGACTGAAACACCAAGTCAACAACATGTCTCCTCTTTGCTGCAGAAGACAGCAGAGTTTGGtcatttgttattaatatttgaaaatgataataattgatattaataataataaacatgaaataattCTCAGAACTGATGGATGAAGGTGAAATGTCTCCAACAACTTAAAGTCCAGTTGTTACTGAACAGAAACTTTTGGGATGTTTCACCTTTgaacaaacaatatttatgaACAATGATCAACAAGCTGCTGTTAGTaacaaacactttatttaaataaaaaaaaacttcacattACAAACCAACAAGATAAAATCTAAAACATTCAGCATCAATCATCAACTTATTCAATGtttacagagaaagaaaataattctTAGCTGAAGATACAGTTAGTTAGCTACAGGATAATGAATCTAGTTTGGGTTTAATTAAACTGCATCCATGACCTTTTTATGTCTCTTATAAGACAAACAGAGTAGTTGTTGGTAACATCCAACTTCTATAAACTGTGTCCACGTCTCTATCACTTGTGTCTTAATGGACACATGAGACTTTCTtcaagatggaggagcaggagaacTTCTGGAGTGAGTGGAGGTCGAAGAATGATCAATTAACAATTAAGAACTGGGATTCAACTGAGACATTTTACACCTGCTGTTGTTCATCTGCTTCTTCAGAAGGAGGCTGGTAAAAAATTGACTTCTGACGTTTTTTAAAGATGatgaaaccaaaaacacagagaagcagaacaacaacagacaaaccagCTACCAGTCCAACAGTTacatccttgtctcctccatccttgttgGTACCTGTAGATGAgagtcagcagtgagtcagcaggtgtcaggtaggtgatgagtgaagaacacaacagaatccatttcctcttcaaactcctgtcagacattatctactgcactttgatcccatcactcataccagctgttttctacaaagtctcatcaacaccaacatctgatctgtgatgtttcactctcacatcaacaaccaggaagcagcttcaactctgatccacacacacacacatacacacacacacacacacacacacatacacacacacacactaactcacctggttcaactctcaggttgatggtgttgatggggtcagtttttaaaatagatctcttcctgtggtttgttctTCTCTGGACGACACGACACTCATACGTTCCAGTGTCATTGAACGTCACATTCCTCAGAATCAAAGACACGTCTCcatccttcttctctctgtccttcagctccactcggTTCTTAAATGATTCATGTTGGTTGAATGATTCAGACCTACTGCCCCTCTGTAAAAAGACATATTCTGTCTCCAGGTCAGTTCTGCTCCACTCCACAACTATAATACTGATGTTACTGTGAACTCCACATGGCAGAGTGACTGTGTCTCCAGGTTCAGCTGTGAGGTTTATCTggtctgaaggagaaaaagaggagagaggttaAAGATTTGTCAAACCAACACTTCTCTATGTTTGATCACAACACCCTGTTCTAACCTGTTGAAttgtataaatgtgaatgtggaaGCAGTGAAGGGACAGGAGGTCATGAACAAAAAGCTTCAGCACATTATTCTCATCATGATAGGGATCCAGTCCTCTGAACTACAGCCTCTTATCTGAGCATCACCAAACTACACTGATCACGGACTTCACTGACGTGTTAAACAAGCAGCGTGTTGGATCATAAAACACATGGATGTTGGTTTGaatcatcatttcaaataaCAAGCTGTTGTATGAAACTGGGTTATTATTAATGGAGGTAACTGACTGTGGTCCACACTCTGACAGTACTGCAGCTTAACTCTGAACATTAGAGTTCAGGGAACAATTCAACATCTACTAACAGTTCTGATCTCCCTCTTCaacatatactttatactttatactgtaaaaatgtgttttatttgtattttaacatcaactGTAGTAATGAGGAAGTTAAGCTGCACTGAACAGAGACAGGGTCAGTTCAGTTATTGAGCAGATTTGTTGGTTACAGTTAGTTTTCATCACAGTGTTGTGACACTCATATCTTACTAAATCCCTTGTTGAAAcctgtggtttttgtttgtttacctcaGTTTTTATTGAACCGTAAACCCTACTTCCGCTCACACAACCTACCTTCAGCAGCAGCGTGATACAGCAAACATGGGATCAGACAAAGGAAGAAAATCCACTGTGAAGACgtcatctttacattttctgataCTGTTGCTGTTAATTCTacagttattttaaataaatttctCTCCTCATATAAATCTAAAAGTTTTCCTGCTTCCGATTCTTCTTCCGTGTTAAAACGTCTCCACAtgcgcactagtatttctgcgcactagtatttctgcgcactagtatttctgcgcactagtatttctgcgcaGGTCCTCGTTTACTCACTCTTCTTGCTTCATAAACTACgatgatacaaatataaatgtttgttgtatcTTTATTAACAGATATTAAAATTTCTAAgtatttaattagtttgttgtttttgttgtgtttaaccttttttttttgttgttgtttttgatcaATAAGTTCTGAACTCTGAATGAAGTCTGATGCTGCAACTTAACACTTTGTgaagagtttttaaaaactactttatttatataaattcaattttacacttttttacttttttactgtgtggatatgaaattttaaaaactatcTTGGAGCACACAGGTGATTTaactatcaagctcctctcctgtgaaccagctcccagttcaggttctggaggcagacaccctctctacatttaagactagactttaaactttccttttttataaatcttatagttagagatggatcagtgACTCCAGACAGGTCTGCTTCAGGCCTGGCTGGAACTTttccaccaccttcaccattaaagtgaattaaatttgATGTGGAAAttggaaacactgttttaactTCACCTACAAACTCTTAAACTCTCTACtaacagaaacatacagctcCCACTTTAATGGAACATCTAAAGAGCATCAGTAAGAACATTAATTCTTACCTTAGACTtcatgatgaggaggatggttCCTTtagcaaagtaaaaaacaaaagactcatAATCTCCATGTTTCTAATGTAGGAtatacagacagaagaacatctgtcactgctgcagaaacatttaacagtgtCAGTAACAAGGAAGAACATGAAGTAAAACCACCTTTCTTGAGACACAGGAATCACAGAGCTGATGTCTCAATCATCTACACAGCACAACACTTCATGTTCAAGATGTCTCAAGGTCTGTCTCACAGTCTGAATCCATCAACATGTAACATCAGAATGTATGAAATGGGAATTTTAATGCAgttcagtgtaaaatcacaggataacatttgtacttcacagtaaataacatcaaatcttcatctttgctgttaaacaacaacttttataatcctgattattattatccatcATCTTCTGTAATGTCCTTATCTACAAAGATGTTCTCTCTTCTCAGTTTGAGGATCTTAAATCTAAAGACTCTAAATTACCAAAGTGACTTCAAAGAACTAGAGGCGACTGAGAAACTGCTGAATCACCTCAgtctgagaaacaaggaaataactgtctttaccagcaggtggcagcagtttgtgttcatcCTCTAAAAGAAAGAGCAGATAAAGGATCACAGAtatacaaactgtttttatatcACTCTCTCACCACAGACAGTTCACAGTTACTGATAAGAGAGAATTGGTCTGAGAATAAGTGATTGACTCTGTGGTccatttctcctcttttgtATTAAGTCActaagctgaacagccaatcagagtggtcTATTTCTCTGACATGTCTGCTGCTGATTCATCATGCTGAACCTGCTGAAATGTCTCTAATGGGAGTCTGACTAGTGGGTCTCCCCACTTCAGAAAAATGTTCTCCCGTTCTTCAGTGTGATCAGTTTAGAGAAGTTTACTTacctttaaaatgtgcttttaaaatcCAAACACGTCCTCACaaaaaaactacagtttgttttttattgttgtaaatacGTTATGAACTAATCTATTCCAGATCCCCTAGTTCACTTTAACCACCACAGATAAAAGTCCAACTCAATCTGTGTCTGATTCtaaactgaagaataaaaccAAAGCTTCAACCAGTCTTTTAgatataaaaatcaaaaacatttctaataaacatcactttacaaacacacagagctgagaacaaacctgtccagggtgtaccccacctctggcccaatgacagctgaggTAGGCTGCCTGCCTGATCCACACtcactaactcacctggttcaactgtcaggttgatggtgttgataGGGTCAGTTTCTAAAATGGACctcttcctgtggtttgttgaAGCAGTCTGTGTGTACACTTTATGAATATCTGTCAGTGAGTAAAAACCTCATCCATCCTATTTATATAACTCCACCTGTTGATGTCTTTACCAAAGCCATCAGGAAACACTTGTTATGGGAACAGAAGAGGTGAAGCACCTTTATGTACAGAGGTAAAGAGAGGTACCAACCATTTTATCCAGTTGTGTTCATGTTGacaccacagacagaaagatattATTGtatacagcacaacacacacaggagaagtgttttattaaGTGACCAGTTGAACCAGGtttaagatttattttcagtaaattcAGTTTCATAAATCCAGCCTCAGTTACCAAACTGATCCTGACTCAACAACAGGATACCTTACAGGTAATTGAAATCCTGGGTAGAGCCCAAAAAtgactgatgttgtgttgacaATACTCATAAATTACTCTCTGtagagttttacattttgttttgtctctagTCATCAGAAACTGATTTATACCAGGAGATCTACAGTCTCTGTCATCAAAGTTCACAGATTTATACTGATTAACCAGACAAGACGGTGATCTGTCACCTACCTGGAGGTGAGAGGCAGCTTTTAGTACAGAAAACTCTGCAGTAACGTAGGTTTCAATTCAGTAAATACTGACAATAACATCAGGACCAAGCAGCTGACCCTGGGGCTAGTGGACAGTGTCTCTATGTCCTGAGCCACACGTGGAAGATATGATATGATTTGAAGCTAAATATGAACCTGTAACTACAGCAGCAGTACATGGACAGATAAACTTTAAAAGGTAAAGTAGTAATATCAGCATGTCAAGTATAAAAGGTAAAGTGCAATATTTAATGGTAAcaagacacaataaaacaacacgGACGACAAAAGTAGGGAGTAGTAACACTAAAGAGACACGTGTGAAGGTTTCAAAAATTATTAACAGTATAAAATGCTCAAAAACTCCAGGACTAACAGGTATGTAgacaaacaaaggaacaaagCAAAGGACtccagcaggagcaggagacGGGACCATGAGGTCAACAGGCACCAATCACCAACGAGCACTGGCTGCAGGAAATGAACAGAGACATGAGCAACATTAAATGGATGTTTTCTTCCCACGACGTCATGTTGAACAGTTTAACTTAATATCTAAACTGGTTTTGACTAGTTGACTTGTAAATGGTCACAGAactatttattacatttaaagtccattaaatctcattttcagtgcagcagGTGAACTTCTATTTCTAAAATGAATAAACTTCAGTGTAACCATCATCTCACTAACGTAACAGTGAACTGGGATCAGAAGTGATACTCGGTGGTGACTGCTACGATGTCATCAAAGTCCTGGGTGGATGCTGATGTTGGTTCATTATCTGTCAGAGGAAATAATCAGAAACTTTAGATTCAGGTTatagacagtaaaaaaaatcaacacgacataaataaaatgataaaaacaaatattaagaaCTACTATAATTGACTGACTGATTGTGTTGAGTGTTTGTTAAttcagtgactgattcagagtgttacctgtgggtctgtgtcgatataaagacaccatgaggagagtggagatgaagtacggacagaacaccaccaggtggaggaccagtctgaacacaagctggagggaggtggaggtagGTGGTGGGGTGGCAGATGTGGGTGgagctgtggttttattttctgtagagAGAATCCAGCTGTTCAGGTAAATGTGtggatgaaataaatgttgaactcagagttttcgtcctgacctgtgacagagatccagctgggtggagactctccatgactgctgatgtgacacttgtagaggccttcatcagacttggtaacatggtgaatggtcatgtgacctgtaggctcagtcctgatgagggagccatctttatagaaatcagctgggagcttggagggagggctctttgtttgacagtgcagagtgacatcatgtccctccatcacagggaggacaggactctgcaggatcactgatccacctcaacacagagacaaactacagcatttcatccatttccacacagactcatcaacactaactccacagtctgatcttaccagagacagtgatgttgatgatgctactggttgatccctctctggactcacaccagtaaactccactgtcccatGTGAAGATGTAGTTGATCTTACAGGAAGAACCAGCTGGTTGTTCTCCCCAGCCAGCTCCACACTCAGCTCTGGTTTctctggttgtgttcctcctcagtgtccatccagcagagctgtcgtcctcctcacagctcagagacacagattcCCCTATAACCAGCTGAGATCTtctgggactcacagtcagacgagCTGAAGGGATAAAAGATTTAGAAAATACAACATCATTTCAGGAAAACTGAAGCACGTTTCCTATGTCACATGTCAACATGTTCTATATTTTACAGGGTTCTACTACAGATCTCCTCAGTTAATTTGTTGACTTAGTCAACAGCACAGATCTTGTCAAACTCAGTCCAACAATCATTTATTGATTCTTTTCCAATTAAGTCATTTACTAAGATCCTAAATACTGAACTGTGTGAACAATCAGTCGTCACATCCTCCTCACTAACATGTCTCCCACTCTTTCTCAGACACAACCAGTGAGTTTCATACTATGACACAAGTTTACTGACCTTGGTTtattctgcagcacagcagtgacactacagctaaagagaaacaagaggTTCACTGAGTTTAGAACAGTCACAGAGTTACATTCAATTACAGTAGAACAGTTATACAGTGATATGTTCAATTTAAATTAAGTCATGAAACATATAACGATACATGATTCATTTAAAGGAAACCaaatttattatgttttacatttgaaaatcaCAGGACATGAactaaagttaaatattttatgcaATGGTTTCACTTGAAAATCTGTCTGATGAGAATGTGAATCACTTAAAGTTTAGCACGACCGCTCTGTGGCTCCAACAGTCACATCCCAGTAAGGAGGGACTGGGTCTGAATCCTCTGGGTACTAATATTTCCCCCCATGTCTAAAATCCCTGAGTTGtccttaattacattttcatcagtgGGACTAAACATTATCTAGAATTTAGTGACTGACTGaagctgtttgcttttctaGCTCAGATCAGTTTCATGCGTTTCTCTTCCTGTATTGTCGacacatctgtcagtcacagcagctACGTTTGACTTTCTCTAGACTTGAAGCTGTTCACTCTCCACTCTAGTATCTAATCTTCATTTCCCAACATGCTACATATGCTGAACATGTAATTATTGAATCAGAAAATCTTGTACTTACAGAGTAGATACTGAACAGATGTTTGTCCCATCATACACTTGGTGGTCTGAGATCAATGTGCTGTGAAGTATTCAGTCAGTCCGAGGTGTTAAAATGaggtgtttcctgtgttttctctgttataGTTTAGAGGAAAGTTGTTGCAGACTGTGATAAAAGTAGGTCTGTGAGCATTTAGCTgtgaaattcattcatttccttgaGTTAAAAACCAGATACTACAAATCCACCAAAGAACCAACATTACAAACAGGgaacaaagaaaataacttcAACGTAGTCCTGCAAGAAGAGAAGTTAAAGAGCAGCCTGGTTCAACTAGGACTGCCTGATTTAAATAGAGGGGGAGGCCCAACCAGATTCAGTGCAGCGCTGGTGTGAGTGCTCAGTTCATACTGGATACCAACAGTAAGAAGTACAAGAAACAAGCAGGTACAGTTACGTTGgaatatattaaaatgattacGACTAAAACTAAGCTTAGTGGCAAGACTGCACAGACCTAAGAACTGACACTGAAAGTAAGAGAGGTTTGTAATAGTACACGTAAGGAACTATTTTGAAGCAGGTAGATCATAGTGTCCTTCACCCCGATGTTTGGCCTGTAGGCAAACAGCAGCGGGTCCATCGTAGTGCTGATCACAGGGCGCAGGTGGCGGAGGATGAGCCTCTCCATGGTCCTCATGAGGTGGAAGGTCAAGGCTACTGGGTCTGTAGTGGTTTGGCTCTCTAGCGTGCATTGTCTTAGGAACTGGCATCACACAGGAGGTCCTCCACAGCTCAGGGACCATCTCCAGACTCAGGCTCAGGTTAAAGACGTACGTgacctcacagagctggtcaaCACAGTTTCTGAGCAGGCTGATGCTGTCAGGACCTGCGGCTTTCTGATCTTTAGCCGCCTCAGTTCTCTCCTCATCTGATCTGCTGTTAAGGAGAGGGGGGTGGAGGCAGGGGGGCACACATGGGCTGTTTATGGAGGGGGGTGATGTGGAGTGATTTGAATTGGAATTGACATGCGAATCAGGACAATGATCCTTATCATCAGAGTAAATCTACTGCAGAATgacttcttcctgtgtttcacatGTTATTCTGTAGACTTCTCTTTGCTGCGTGTTGTCATGATGCCGAACACTCTGGTCTCACCCATTCTGGGTTTGACAAGGCCCATTctggtgagaaggtggaggtggtggagaggtacaaatacctgggactTTACCTGGACAACAGACCGGACTGGAAAtacaacacagaggctgtatacaggaagggacagagtcagtgtgtttcctctccagcagatggcagaaTAGAGCTTATTTAGTttgtattaacacacacatgcctcCAGTTGCTCCTGTGATAGACTGCTGACCTGTCCAGGGTATACCCCACCAATCACCCAATGGCAGCTGGAATTGGCTCCAGCACAGTTTTACTTACTGATAATgagataataagataataaatgtacttacagcatccaacaaacataaagacattGACCATGAACActgaagtaaatctactacagaatggcttctcagacagagtccagacctcaacccactAGAGATGCTGTGGAGTCACATGaagagagacattcacaccaaaCCTCCTCAGAATATGGCTGatctgaagcagttctgtaggAACCAATGGTCCACAGCTCCTCTTGGATATGGTGCAGGTCATCTACGGCAGTCTGTTAGTGTGTACGGCTGTGGACTGATCCACTGCTCAGTCACAGAGTAACAGCAGATCTTGGAAATAGGTCTCTGGAAGAAGAACGTTCAAGTCTTCACAGTGTGATGACGTCAGGAGCCAGAATGAAACCAgcaacacaacattttacactttcacaCTTTCTGTTGTTGCTATTGTAAAACCTGCATAAGGTTTGTGGGGCTGCAGTTGGTGAAGGAGCAGTGGACAGTTTCTGTGAGTCTCTGCTTCCTGCCTCGTATGGACCTTGGGTTCAGTGACTCAGATTCAGTAACATGCTACTGTTACATGTTACTGCAGAGATAAtatgctgccacctgctggctgTTTCCAGTCTGCTCAGTCTGATCCTCTGACAGTGATTCAGTAGGAATTGGCCGTGAAGTGACACCACAAAATACTAGAAAACTCCCAAAGGGGTGTCTGTGGGTGGAGAAGTCCAGGACggatggtttgattcctggttggTCCTGGATCACAGAGGTTGTAGATTTGTTAAGTTGAATCCTTCAGACACTGTTCAAGTCAAGGTTCTTTGAACTAGTTTGATGCTTTTGATTCCAGCTCTGATCAAACCTGCATCAACATGTTCAACAGGTCAGAGAAGTTCCAAACATAAACCCTGCTCCTCATCAACATTACTGataaagacagagtcagaaatCAAAGATGAAGTCAAACTTTATTGACAAATGaagtttgacatatttatgtagagtacagcaaattaaaagcaccagtaaataaaagaagctgcacacaacaaacaacagtttacaaTAGTTAATGCAGATATAGAATTTAGTGGGTTGGTAGAAGAAGAAGCtacttagttagttagttagtatgaatcctgtcctctgtgaccttttctatacaacaaaaaaaacaactaaactagCAACAACAAGAGCAACAACAGTAAGTGACACAGCAACTATCAGTCCAACATGTCCtctcttgtctcctccatccttgtctcctccacccttgttgttttctgcagatgagagtcagcagtgagtcagcaggtgtcaggtaggtgatgagtgaagaacacaacagaatccatttcctcttcaaactcctgtcagacattatctactgcactttgatcccatcactcataccagctgttttctacaaagtctcatcaacaccaa from Anabas testudineus unplaced genomic scaffold, fAnaTes1.2 Contig185arrow_ctg1, whole genome shotgun sequence carries:
- the LOC113155741 gene encoding sodium channel subunit beta-2-like, translating into MWRRFNTEEESEAGKLLDLYEERNLFKITVELTATVSENVKMTSSQWIFFLCLIPCLLYHAAAEDQINLTAEPGDTVTLPCGVHSNISIIVVEWSRTDLETEYVFLQRGSRSESFNQHESFKNRVELKDREKKDGDVSLILRNVTFNDTGTYECRVVQRRTNHRKRSILKTDPINTINLRVEPGTNKDGGDKDVTVGLVAGLSVVVLLLCVFGFIIFKKRQKSIFYQPPSEEADEQQQV